Proteins from one Kazachstania africana CBS 2517 chromosome 1, complete genome genomic window:
- the IPI3 gene encoding chromatin-binding/pre-rRNA-processing protein IPI3 (similar to Saccharomyces cerevisiae IPI3 (YNL182C); ancestral locus Anc_2.73), protein MDEQIIFTTQGTGTVGNIHSFEQANLRTCTTNHRNSAVQINDKYLFVAQAKKALINVYNLSGPNKRESVEQRLPLPEAVNCLEIVENEIPIYSNRNTSNVYNYPEFNLPYLLLASTESGKLYAWELNSGNLLNVKSMAHYQAITKIKSIMNGRYIITSGNDARIIIWQTVDLVSQEDPKPIAIIHDHTLPITDFEVSSTHGESLFSSGTKLYTASDDSTVKCYELNLYGSNNKKVGNKPRLLASFSLPFAANYITLDPAERSIYLGTKFGCYSLSLYYNLESKKIVNLTQLSDSNKGKIYSLIFDEEKASSKNELFIRGQLVIERLMETEVSCLSISMDGTILLVGDTMGNVSVVEVFSKQILKTLHPLTTSQVTSGAVTNILAKAAYQDENEALIGFSKDVQKSNDQKLPSLQRAIFDAKKPGQMHDVWHQIGPREGGSNSGMVTPLNNLDQYLDNVMKQESHFVMIGQKIVSEERIVNKETQVDASKDEEIKELKQNIQVLTKAYKELRDIHEKYYEEHEKVKKK, encoded by the coding sequence ATGGACGAACAGATTATTTTCACTACCCAAGGTACAGGTACCGTTGGTAATATCCATTCTTTCGAGCAAGCAAACTTGAGAACATGTACCACCAATCATAGAAATAGTGCAGttcaaattaatgataaGTACCTTTTCGTGGCACAAGCTAAAAAGGCGTTAATAAATGTCTATAATCTATCTGGTCCAAACAAGAGAGAATCGGTGGAACAAAGACTACCGTTGCCGGAGGCAGTCAATTGTTTGGAAATTGTCGAAAACGAAATCCCTATCTACAGCAATAGAAATACTTCCAATGTATACAATTATCCAGAATTCAACTTACCATATTTATTGTTAGCTTCAACGGAATCAGGCAAATTATATGCCTGGGAATTAAATTCTGGTAATTTGCTTAACGTAAAATCAATGGCACATTATCAGGCAATCACAAAGATAAAATCTATCATGAATGGAAGATATATTATAACATCAGGTAATGATGCCAGAATCATAATATGGCAAACTGTGGATCTTGTTTCACAGGAAGATCCAAAACCTATTGCTATTATTCACGATCATACTTTGCCAATCACCGATTTTGAAGTGTCATCCACCCATGGTGAAAGTTTATTCAGTTCAGGAACCAAACTATACACTGCTTCGGATGATTCGACTGTAAAGTGTTACGAATTAAATCTATACGGTTCTAATAACAAAAAAGTTGGCAATAAGCCTAGACTATTGGcttctttctctttacCATTTGCCGCCAATTATATTACTCTAGATCCAGCTGAAAGGTCGATTTATTTAGGGACAAAGTTTGGCTGTTATTCATTATCACTATATTATAACTTagaaagtaaaaaaatagtTAATTTAACACAGCTATCTGATAGTAACAAGGGCAAAATTTATTCActaatatttgatgaagagaaaGCTTCAAGCAAAAATGAGTTATTTATAAGAGGCCAGCTAGTTATAGAAAGGCTGATGGAGACGGAAGTGTCAtgtttatcaatttcaatggaCGGTACAATACTTTTGGTCGGTGACACAATGGGAAACGTCTCTGTAGTCGAGGTTTTCTCcaaacaaattttgaagacGTTACATCCTTTGACAACCTCGCAAGTAACTAGCGGTGCTGTCACTAATATTCTTGCAAAAGCTGCTTATCAAGACGAAAATGAAGCTTTAATTGGTTTCAGTAAAGACGtacaaaaatcaaatgatCAGAAATTGCCATCCTTGCAAAGAGCCATTTTTGACGCCAAAAAACCTGGGCAAATGCATGATGTCTGGCATCAAATAGGCCCAAGGGAAGGTGGTAGCAACAGTGGAATGGTGACACCACTAAATAATCTAGACCAATATTTGGATAATGTCATGAAACAAGAATCTCATTTTGTAATGATTGGCCAAAAGATAGTCAGTGAAGAAAGAATCGTAAATAAGGAGACTCAAGTTGATGCTTCTAAGGATGAAGAGatcaaagaattgaagCAAAATATTCAAGTATTGACTAAAGCATACAAGGAATTAAGAGACATTCATGAGAAATACTACGAAGAACATGAAAAggtaaagaagaaataa
- the NPR1 gene encoding serine/threonine protein kinase NPR1 (similar to Saccharomyces cerevisiae PRR2 (YDL214C) and NPR1 (YNL183C); ancestral locus Anc_2.71), translating to MSSLTKLLQEKRNEPSPVPINNKNTTKSSPLLHTTSRTLGLEHDRNVRNPTTSVTTVTQLDSEDDTETTGSSTASSSVNDKNNVLSSSFLTANFAHTATLYGTSLQSRDLHQGSGSFIDNSYLGSNDIPARKSSMRSSNSARPIPSLSSSIPYSVPNSNKDASNTNIRPMGLNSANSSYSSSWLEQYGSNMPSNISAIDSTVISSPKVDSVEARFVISKQKLQKASMSITHTTSVSRSNSFSSQIGSLFSKGSRDKYAANTATNETRSHSSTSTNSNSTAATAIPKPGRARQSSIYSSSRQPSGSYTENFYGSPSSMNDHPPSQSVPRSHHSSIANLRGFFFKKSSGNLSTSINATASNLSNSPGISSNISAVSNKQPFTPGSYNSVNSDTIYSATNEVSQPFSKRYFRTGEDLGAGAGGSVKLVKRLSDSKILAVKEFRLKFENETKRDYVKKITSEYCIGTTLHHQNIIETVEIVYDNNRMLQVMEYCDYDLFAIVMSDKMSYEETCCCFKQILTGVEYLHSIGLAHRDLKLDNCVINSKGIVKLIDFGAAVVFSYPFSKNLVEASGIVGSDPYLAPEVCIFTKYDPRPVDIWSVAIIFACMILKKFPWKIPKLRDSSFKLFCSGRDCDSLSSLVTRTPNPPSYDNISADSKPVSSNNASDPNNLNIGPQRLLHQLPEESQHIIGRMIDLAPACRSSIDEVMKDPWITSIEMCHQVEDGLKYKLVSSSDHTHTKVDQSEAHIAGLEKKKKKQQRQQK from the coding sequence ATGTCGTCTTTAACAAAGTTACTACAGGAGAAGAGAAACGAGCCTTCTCCTGTCCCtatcaacaacaaaaataCCACAAAGAGTTCTCCTTTGTTGCATACCACCTCAAGGACTTTGGGCCTGGAACATGATAGAAACGTTAGGAACCCTACGACAAGTGTTACAACTGTAACACAGTTGGATTCTGAAGATGATACCGAGACGACAGGCTCCTCCACAGCGAGCTCCTCTGTCAATGATAAAAACAATGTACTATCTTCAAGCTTTCTAACCGCTAATTTTGCTCATACAGCTACTTTATATGGCACCAGTTTACAATCTAGAGACCTACATCAAGGATCGGGATCGTTTATAGACAACAGCTATCTTGGTAGCAATGATATCCCTGCGAGGAAAAGTTCTATGAGGTCAAGCAACAGCGCCAGACCTATCCCCTCCCTATCGTCGAGTATTCCTTATTCTGTGCCAAATTCCAATAAAGATGCAAGCAATACCAACATCAGACCTATGGGCTTAAATAGTGCTAATTCCTCTTACTCTTCCTCCTGGTTAGAACAATATGGTAGTAATATGCCAAGCAATATATCAGCCATCGACTCTACAGTCATATCATCTCCAAAAGTCGACAGTGTAGAAGCAAGATTCGTCATATCGAAGCAGAAGTTACAAAAGGCATCTATGTCCATTACTCATACCACTTCTGTTTCGAGgtcaaattctttttcttctcaaATCGGCAGCCTTTTTTCAAAGGGATCGAGAGACAAATATGCTGCCAACACTGCTACCAATGAAACGAGATCTCATTCTTCCACATCCACGAATTCTAATTCGACTGCTGCAACTGCTATTCCTAAACCAGGTCGTGCAAGACAAAGCAgtatttattcttcttcaagaCAACCATCCGGCTCATATACCGAAAATTTCTACGGTTCTCCAAGCTCAATGAATGATCATCCGCCAAGTCAAAGTGTGCCAAGGTCTCATCACTCTTCGATAGCAAATCTGAGAggcttttttttcaagaaaagcTCTGGTAATCTTTCAACCAGTATAAATGCTACAGCTTCGAACTTAAGCAATTCTCCAGGTATATCAAGCAACATCTCTGCTGTATCTAATAAGCAGCCATTCACTCCGGGTTCGTACAACAGTGTAAATAGCGATACCATCTACTCTGCAACAAATGAAGTCTCACAGCCGTTCTCAAAACGGTACTTCAGGACTGGTGAAGACTTGGGTGCTGGTGCAGGGGGCTCTGTCAAACTTGTAAAAAGATTAAGTGACAGTAAAATACTGGCAGTGAAAGAATTCAGgttaaaatttgaaaatgaaaccaAAAGAGACTATGTTAAAAAGATCACATCTGAATACTGCATAGGTACCACACTACATCATCagaatattattgaaacaGTAGAAATCGTTTACGACAATAATAGAATGCTACAAGTAATGGAATATTGTGACTATGATCTTTTTGCCATTGTTATGAGCGATAAAATGTCTTATGAAGAAACCTGTTGTTGCtttaaacaaattttaaCTGGTGTAGAATATTTACATAGTATTGGCCTCGCACATAGGGACTTGAAGTTAGACAACTGTGTTATAAATTCGAAAGGTATTGtaaaattaattgattttggtgCTGCTGTTGTATTCTCTTATCCTTTCTCGAAAAATCTAGTTGAAGCAAGCGGCATTGTTGGTAGTGATCCATACTTAGCACCAGAGGTTTGCATATTTACGAAATATGATCCACGTCCCGTTGATATTTGGTCGGTAGCTATTATATTTGCCTgtatgatattgaaaaagttccCATGGAAAATTCCAAAGTTAAGAGATAGTTCCTTCAAGCTATTTTGTTCTGGACGTGATTGTGACTCACTAAGCAGTTTGGTTACTAGAACACCAAATCCGCCATCTTATGATAATATATCAGCAGATAGTAAACCTGTATCATCTAATAATGCGTCCGACCCCAATAATCTTAATATTGGCCCACAAAGGCTTCTACATCAATTGCCCGAGGAATCGCAACATATAATTGGTAGAATGATTGATCTAGCCCCTGCTTGTAGAAGTAGCATTGATGAAGTTATGAAGGATCCATGGATCACAAGTATCGAAATGTGTCATCAAGTGGAGGATGGGCTCAAATACAAATTAGTCAGCTCATCAGATCATACCCATACGAAAGTCGATCAAAGTGAGGCACACATCGCGGGattggaaaagaagaagaagaagcaacaACGTCAACAAAAATAG
- the MRPL19 gene encoding mitochondrial 54S ribosomal protein uL11m (similar to Saccharomyces cerevisiae MRPL19 (YNL185C); ancestral locus Anc_2.70) — protein MSQASKNTLIKLIVAAGQAAPTPPVGPALGSKGIKAIDFCKEFNARSSIYEPSTPIPVLITVKPDRTFKFEMKSPPTGYLLLKALGLEKGAEKPNVLSKDKTIGQLSLKHIYEIAKIKKTDERHNLLEMKSIVKSIIGVAKSMGINVIP, from the coding sequence ATGTCACAGGCTAGCAAAAATACATTAATTAAACTAATAGTAGCAGCAGGGCAAGCTGCACCAACTCCACCAGTTGGTCCCGCATTGGGGTCCAAGGGGATAAAGGCAATTGATTTTTGCAAAGAGTTTAACGCAAGATCATCAATATACGAGCCCAGTACGCCAATTCCAGTCCTTATAACAGTAAAGCCTGATAGAACATTTAAGTTTGAGATGAAATCACCGCCTACAGGATACTTACTGCTCAAAGCACTGGGATTAGAGAAAGGTGCTGAAAAACCGAATGTTTTAAGCAAAGATAAAACCATTGGCCAATTGTCATTGAAACATATCTATGAAATAgcaaaaattaagaaaacCGATGAAAGACATAATCTTTTAGAAATGAAGAGTATCGTTAAGTCCATTATCGGCGTGGCTAAAAGCATGGGAATTAATGTTATACCGTAA
- the UBP10 gene encoding ubiquitin-specific protease UBP10 (similar to Saccharomyces cerevisiae UBP10 (YNL186W); ancestral locus Anc_2.69) — translation MTTQDNIKPLVERLLANPLQFKAASISSRITSRNNAENSSYIMIGKYNNNNNNSNSSSNAANNSTNRSDPISAVKEGPKQKKRKLPASMAEAIAQYTAVPVSKQVSSSDEEEEVFHEASEYVDTTSSDAVSEMAPLQIPAVIHRQPSDVKGPEVDAYGDDEDLGVPLDDPSSNCVESGSESTSTKDEKSGMISEDDEEEDDDDESPEDEDYVSSTESEETEAERKSESSENDRSSSGSISRDDENSDDLDDNSGEDDEMGTPEDILKNEKLQLQEEAIAYQQEQEEILRRRQQKIHGKQTARDPQDDEDEEELKHKSPSINRSVTPPTTVSDINKFYQWNQEPTDQGTLKSSRILKNWGPELSELKPRGLLNHGVTCYTNAAVQAMLHIPAVQHYLFDILRGKYNDIISPDSVSTVLAETSKKMWLPNNQLKEKNVTFINPKKLISRLDDINCMMSEWQQEDSHEYFMSLMSRLQEDSVPKGKKLIESVIYDIFGGLLKQIVTCKSCGGISKTEQPIYDLSLHLKGKKKLDTYGNPDSMNSSNNNDISNIETMKDNANNNGNGNNIQNQIDPQTVNRRFSIEKSIKDFFSPELIKVDKEQKGYVCEKCHKTTNAVKRNTILRAPETLLVHLKKFRFNGTSSSKMKQAVSYPMFLDLTEYCDNEGNKKILPVKYQLISVVVHEGRSLSSGHYVAHCKQPDGLWATYDDEYINKISDKEVLRETNAYYLVYSRLTPRDIKLPASLPKQKSNAFPAQNHPQHDNTSRNGTQKDTHANFNKNINGKNPKNRGKGWKKSKKKRFNKY, via the coding sequence ATGACCACGCAAGACAACATCAAACCATTGGTGGAAAGGTTACTGGCAAATCCACTGCAATTCAAAGCTGCTTCAATAAGCAGCAGGATCACAAGCAGGAACAATGCAGAGAACTCATCGTATATAATGATCGGGAagtataataataataataataatagtaatagtaGTAGTAATGCAGCTAATAATAGTACAAATAGGAGTGATCCCATCAGTGCTGTGAAGGAGGGACCTAAGCAAAAGAAGAGGAAATTACCCGCTTCTATGGCAGAAGCTATTGCCCAATATACAGCTGTACCAGTTTCGAAACAAGTATCTTCTAgtgacgaagaagaagaggtgTTTCATGAGGCTAGTGAATACGTCGATACAACTTCATCCGACGCAGTTTCTGAAATGGCACCTTTACAGATTCCTGCAGTCATTCATCGACAGCCCTCTGATGTGAAAGGACCAGAAGTTGACGCTTATGGTGATGACGAAGATTTAGGGGTTCCTTTGGATGATCCAAGTTCAAATTGTGTCGAAAGTGGTTCCGAGTCTACGAGTACTAAGGATGAGAAAAGTGGAATGATctctgaagatgatgaagaagaagatgatgatgatgagaGCCCAGAGGATGAGGATTACGTTTCAAGTACTGAAAGTGAAGAAACCGAAGCTGAGAGAAAGAGTGAAAGTTCTGAGAACGATAGAAGTAGTAGTGGTAGCATCAGTCGTGATGACGAAAATAGTGATGACCTAGATGATAATAGCGGCGAAGATGATGAGATGGGAACACCAGAAGATATTctgaaaaatgaaaaactaCAATTGCAGGAGGAAGCCATTGCTTACCAACAGgagcaagaagaaattttgaggCGTAGACAACAGAAAATTCATGGCAAGCAAACCGCTAGAGATCCacaagatgatgaagatgaagaggagTTGAAGCACAAGAGCCCATCCATCAACAGGTCTGTAACCCCACCAACAACTGTTTCAGATATAAACAAATTCTATCAATGGAATCAAGAACCAACCGATCAAGGCACCCTAAAATCATCACGTATCCTCAAAAATTGGGGACCAGAATTATCTGAGTTGAAACCAAGAGGTTTATTAAATCATGGCGTCACCTGTTATACAAACGCTGCAGTTCAAGCCATGCTACATATTCCAGCCGTCCAGCATTATTTGTTCGACATATTGCGTGGTAAGTATAATGATATCATATCACCAGACTCTGTTTCTACAGTCCTTGCTGAAACAAGTAAAAAAATGTGGTTACCTAATaatcaattaaaagaaaaaaatgtcaCTTTCATCAATCCAAAGAAATTAATCTCTAGACTAGATGATATTAACTGCATGATGAGTGAATGGCAACAGGAGGATTCGCatgaatattttatgtCATTGATGTCAAGATTACAAGAAGATTCCGTTCCAAAGGGTAAGAAACTCATTGAATCTGTTATCTATGACATTTTCGGTGGATTATTGAAACAGATTGTTACATGTAAATCTTGTGGAGGTATATCGAAAACAGAACAACCAATATATGATCTATCGTTGCATTTAAAAggtaagaaaaaattagacACCTACGGAAACCCCGATAGTATGAACTCAagcaataataatgacaTTTCCAATATAGAAACGATGAAGGACAATGCTAACAACAACGGCAAtggtaataatattcaaaatcaaattgatcCACAGACGGTAAATCGTAGATTTTcgattgaaaaatctataaaGGACTTTTTCAGTCCTGAGTTAATTAAAGTTGATAAAGAGCAGAAAGGTTACGTCTGTGAAAAATGTCACAAGACTACAAATGCAGTAAAGCGCAACACCATATTAAGGGCTCCCGAAACTTTGCTAGTtcatttaaagaaattcaGATTTAACGGTACATCGTCCTCAAAGATGAAACAGGCCGTTTCCTATCCAATGTTTTTAGATTTAACTGAATATTGCGATAATGAAGGTAATAAAAAGATTTTACCCGTCAAATATCAACTGATCAGTGTTGTTGTCCATGAAGGGCGCAGCTTATCGTCGGGCCATTATGTTGCACACTGTAAACAACCAGATGGCTTGTGGGCAACTTATGATGACgaatatattaataaaatttcagataAAGAGGTTTTACGTGAAACCAATGCATATTATTTAGTTTATAGTCGTTTGACTCCAAGAGACATCAAACTGCCTGCATCATTACCGAAACAAAAGTCAAATGCATTTCCAGCACAGAACCACCCTCAACATGACAACACTAGTAGAAATGGAACACAAAAGGATACACATGCTAATTTCAACAAGAACATAAATGGGAAGAACCCAAAGAATCGTGGGAAAGGTTGGAAAAAgagcaagaagaaaagatttaacAAGTATTAA